The genomic interval TGGGTTCTTTTGTGACACAGCGATACATTCAATTATATGATAAAGCAGATGGTGTTGTCTTAAGTGGTAGTAACTATGGTACCAAGTCCTTAAAAGCAGGTCGTTTGATGAGTAAATTAGCTTGTATATTTAAAGGGGAAAGAAAAGAGGCTAAGTTTCTAGAAAAATTATCATTTGGTAGTTTTAATAAACATTTTGTTCCTAATCGTACTGCTTATGATTGGTTAAGTCGTGATGAAAAGATGGTAGATCTTTACGTTTCCGATGAAAATTGTGGATATACTTGTACATCTCGATTTTATTATGACTTCTTTGGAGGGTTACTACAATTAAGTAAAACCAAAAATATGGAAAAAATAAATCCTCAATTACCTATCTTAATCGTTTCAGGAGATCAAGATCCCGTGGGAAATTATGGTGAAGGGATCAAAGCATTATATCGTGTTTTAAGAAATCATCTATCTCGTGTAGAATTTAAATTATATAGTGGCGCTCGCCATGAAATACTAAATGAAACAAATAAGAATGAAGTTTATCATGATATTTTAAATTGGTTAACAATGATTGAAGAATAATTGAATATTTTCACCTACTTTATTTCATAATGAGTATGAAAGGTAGGTGACTATATGCGTCGCGGAATCACATTGTTAGTTTTATTGTTTGGGATAATTATTAGCATGAACGATAAAATTAATTTTGCTCAATCTAAAAGTTCAAATATACCAGAGGAAGCTATTCGGTTACGCATAATTGCTAATAGTAATGATTCATTTGATCAAGAAATTAAATTAAAGGTTAGAGATGAAGTTATTCAGACGATTTCTCCTTTAGTCAAAGATATTAATGACCCATATGAAGCGCGTCTTGTTATCTATGA from Mycoplasmatota bacterium carries:
- a CDS encoding lysophospholipase, translated to MSFKLIGADDLQLYVNDYVIDKMKGIVLCIHGMCEHSNRYEDFALFLNKNGYSVYTYDHRGHGQSILMNENKGYLGIDGFNKMVYDMNVVVSYIKEKYPNEKIYLLGHSMGSFVTQRYIQLYDKADGVVLSGSNYGTKSLKAGRLMSKLACIFKGERKEAKFLEKLSFGSFNKHFVPNRTAYDWLSRDEKMVDLYVSDENCGYTCTSRFYYDFFGGLLQLSKTKNMEKINPQLPILIVSGDQDPVGNYGEGIKALYRVLRNHLSRVEFKLYSGARHEILNETNKNEVYHDILNWLTMIEE